In the genome of Shewanella glacialimarina, one region contains:
- a CDS encoding DUF3634 family protein → MVETLLKILFIGVFFFIAYKLIFSGKKGLTLFEMHFKQGRLNRHKGKIPEKFERECRSFAKEHKLTCTIRAERDNQVRLHVSANIGDDLTQQIRNVFPFEYYDRKQVDNSKLKG, encoded by the coding sequence ATGGTAGAAACGTTATTAAAGATTTTATTTATTGGCGTGTTTTTTTTCATTGCCTACAAGCTGATTTTTTCAGGCAAGAAAGGGTTAACACTATTTGAAATGCACTTTAAGCAAGGTCGATTAAATCGACATAAAGGTAAAATTCCAGAGAAATTTGAGCGAGAATGTCGCTCCTTTGCCAAAGAGCATAAGCTGACCTGCACAATAAGAGCAGAAAGAGATAATCAAGTAAGGCTGCATGTCTCTGCCAACATAGGTGATGATCTCACCCAGCAAATTCGCAATGTCTTTCCCTTTGAATACTATGACCGCAAACAAGTCGATAACAGTAAGTTAAAAGGCTAA
- a CDS encoding DUF3833 domain-containing protein — protein MINPSFLNTFWGKAQSSVKALAVITVCFSLFSCSSASIEDYAGTTPELNLVDFFDGELTASGIVQDFSGKVTRKFTVTMEGSWQDSPQGKQGELKEWFIYDDGEKQTRIWYLTDLGNGQFEGRADDILGVATGEANGSALRWRYDMKLMVDGTEYQVEFDDWMFLVDKNTIINKSDIIKFGMTVGTVTLVIQKQ, from the coding sequence ATGATTAACCCTTCATTTTTGAATACGTTTTGGGGTAAAGCTCAATCATCTGTTAAAGCCTTAGCCGTTATTACTGTTTGTTTTAGCTTGTTTTCTTGTTCGTCCGCTTCAATTGAAGATTATGCAGGTACAACACCTGAGTTAAATTTGGTTGATTTTTTTGACGGTGAATTAACCGCTTCGGGCATAGTGCAAGATTTTTCCGGTAAAGTGACACGAAAGTTCACCGTGACAATGGAAGGCAGCTGGCAAGATAGTCCACAAGGCAAGCAAGGCGAACTTAAAGAATGGTTTATTTATGATGACGGTGAAAAGCAAACACGGATTTGGTATTTAACCGATTTAGGTAATGGTCAGTTCGAAGGCCGTGCAGATGACATTTTAGGTGTGGCTACAGGCGAGGCTAATGGCAGCGCACTTAGATGGCGCTATGATATGAAGCTCATGGTGGATGGTACTGAATATCAAGTTGAATTTGATGATTGGATGTTCTTAGTGGATAAAAATACCATTATTAACAAAAGCGATATCATTAAATTTGGTATGACAGTGGGCACAGTCACATTAGTGATTCAAAAGCAGTAA
- a CDS encoding chalcone isomerase family protein, which produces MSSISKLANFVLILSAANMVYAEDVNKVTGLAVKALGDANINQASLSHTAASDLIKTTESLKSQSAGKQFILPPLVQVGEADLDVLWFDVYLAKLYSVDGTYQPQQFPIKLAIQYHRDISAAELIEATTEQWQANGLTESEINRIKKHLTLSWPDVKKNDTLSFIIHNDKQAEFLFNDKPFYQLEDAEFSAAFIGIWLSETTTKPDLRQQLIGATQ; this is translated from the coding sequence ATGTCAAGTATAAGTAAGCTTGCAAATTTTGTATTGATACTGAGCGCAGCGAATATGGTTTATGCTGAAGATGTCAATAAAGTTACAGGTTTGGCTGTTAAGGCACTAGGCGACGCTAACATTAATCAGGCTAGTTTAAGTCACACGGCGGCATCAGATTTAATTAAAACCACTGAATCGCTTAAATCACAATCTGCTGGCAAACAGTTTATCTTGCCGCCTCTTGTCCAAGTTGGCGAGGCTGATTTAGATGTTTTGTGGTTTGATGTTTACTTAGCCAAATTATACTCAGTTGATGGCACTTATCAGCCCCAGCAATTTCCAATTAAATTAGCCATTCAATATCACCGCGATATAAGTGCAGCAGAACTCATTGAGGCAACTACTGAGCAGTGGCAAGCTAATGGGTTAACAGAATCGGAGATTAACCGTATAAAAAAGCATTTAACCCTTTCCTGGCCTGATGTTAAAAAGAACGACACACTTAGCTTTATTATCCACAATGATAAACAAGCCGAGTTTCTGTTTAATGATAAGCCTTTCTATCAGCTAGAGGATGCTGAGTTTAGCGCCGCTTTTATTGGTATTTGGTTGTCTGAAACCACAACTAAGCCTGATTTACGTCAACAATTAATTGGAGCAACTCAATGA
- a CDS encoding DUF2878 domain-containing protein: MKKSVSSSSRLSLAEPVVANKTTAFKKLLLNAVSFQAIWWLGVLYQNQFILVSLMLIGLHFLLADNKRADVVILLTVTALGVAVDVGLTYFGVFVFASIPWWLLLLWGYFSLTLNASLGFAHKFNLPVQVIIGGVSGCLSYLAGAKFDAVILPLGMTHSAIILAVIWSVLFPVSLYIAVRLSR, encoded by the coding sequence ATGAAAAAATCTGTTTCATCCTCTTCAAGGCTTAGTTTAGCTGAACCCGTTGTAGCTAATAAAACAACGGCTTTTAAAAAATTACTGCTGAACGCGGTTAGCTTTCAAGCGATATGGTGGTTGGGGGTCTTATATCAAAACCAGTTTATCTTAGTATCATTGATGCTGATTGGATTACATTTTCTATTAGCTGATAACAAAAGAGCCGATGTAGTAATTCTGCTTACTGTTACAGCCCTTGGTGTTGCTGTCGATGTTGGGTTAACTTATTTTGGTGTATTTGTTTTTGCATCAATACCATGGTGGTTATTACTGCTTTGGGGATATTTTTCACTGACATTAAATGCAAGCTTAGGTTTTGCACATAAATTCAACCTGCCTGTTCAAGTTATTATTGGTGGTGTCTCTGGCTGTTTAAGTTACCTTGCCGGGGCAAAGTTTGATGCCGTAATTTTGCCTTTGGGGATGACTCATTCAGCTATTATTCTCGCGGTGATCTGGTCAGTACTATTTCCCGTATCACTTTATATAGCGGTGCGGTTGTCACGATAA